One genomic segment of Helianthus annuus cultivar XRQ/B chromosome 14, HanXRQr2.0-SUNRISE, whole genome shotgun sequence includes these proteins:
- the LOC110906592 gene encoding cAMP-binding protein 1-like has translation MSVRGGVRISTPQPSSGSHYPSLHEDPQMGGPSNPVSEVDSAPVTPPPLGFGNPIPAYAGSAAYNPFEQPAHTNYNYAEVDPYQAAWDYNALHPEGPYGYPWGVGYPAYGYQQPPPPQPPHQQPPQPQLIPPERQREVLQRLSQVEREV, from the coding sequence atgtccgtgcgagggggagtGCGTATCAGCACCCCTCAACCTTCGAGTGGCAGCCACTACCCGTCACTCCatgaagacccgcagatgggtgggccttcaaacccCGTCTCGGAGGTAGACTCAGCGCCTGTCACGCCACCACCGTTGGGTTTTGGTAACCCAATTcctgcatacgccggttcagcggcgtataatccCTTTGAGCAGCCGGCCCACACCAACTACAATTATGCAGAGGTTGACCCATACCAAGCAGCATGGGATTACAATGCTCTCCACCCTGAGGGGCCTTATGGATATCCCTGGGGAGTTGGATACCCAGCTTATGGGTACCAAcaaccgccacctcctcaacctccacatcagcagccgccgcagccgcaattGATACCACCAGAGCGACAACGGGAAGTTCTACAAAGGTTAAGCCAGGTTGAGCGGGAAGTTTAA